Within Paracoccus jeotgali, the genomic segment TCCGAGCACGTGGTGTAATTTCACCGGCACGTTCGGTGTAATCCCGGGTGGCCATCGAGGTGTATGGTCGAGGTGGAGTTTGGCGACTTCAACCACGGACCACACGGAGACCCCGATGACCAAGACCAACATGGACCTGTCCGAGCTTCTGCAAAAGCACGATCAGGGTGATTTGCTTCGCAGCATTGCCGAGGCCGTCCTCCAGCTGATCATGGAAGCCGATGTAGACGGCCTGATCGGCGCCGGGCGCCATGAACGCAACGGCGACCGCACGACCTGGCGCAATGGCTACCGCGACCGGTCCCTCGATACCCGTCTGGGCACGCTGAACCTGCGGGTGCCGAAGCTGCGGCAGGGCAGTTACTTCCCCGGCTTCCTCGAGGCCCGCAAGACTTCGGAACAGGCTCTGGTCGCGGTGATCCAGGAAGCCTGGATCAGCGGTGTCTCAACCCGGCGTGTCGATGATCTGGTTCAAGCCATGGGGCTGAGCGGCATCTCGAAGAGCACGGTGTCGAAGCTGTGCAAGGATATCGACGAACGCGTCGGCGAGTTCCTGAACCGTCCGCTCGCCGGCGAATGGCCTTACGTCTGGCTCGACGCCACTTATCTGAAGGTGCGCCGGGGCGGTCGGATCGTCAGCGTCGCGGCCATAATCGCTGTTGCCGCCAACACCGAGGGCCGCCGCGAGATCATCGGCCTTGGGATCGGGCCATCCGAGGCCGAGACCTTCTGGACGGATTTCCTGCGTTCGCTGAAGGCCCGCGGCCTCGACGGGGTGAAGCTGGTGATCAGCGACGCCCACACCGGCCTGAAAGGCGCGATCGCCCGTGTCTTCGAAGCCACCTGGCAGCGGTGCCGCGTTCACTGGATACGCAATGCCCTGGCCCATGTTTCGAAGGGCCAGCACACAGTCGTCGCCGCCGCGATCCGCCAGGCCTTTGAACAGCCCGACCGCAAGCACGCTGGCGAGACTTGGCGCCATGTCGCCGAGCAGCTCCGCACCCGCTGGCCCAAGCTGGCCGATCTGATGGATGCCAGCGAACATGACGTGCTGGCCTACATGGCCTTCCCGCGCCAGCATCGCACGAAGCTGCACAGCACAAATCCGATTGAGCGCCTCAACAAGGAGGTAAAGCGCCGCGCCGATGTCGTCGGGATCTTCCCCAACGAAGCATCGATCATGCGCCTCATTGGGGCCGTGTTGTTCGAGCAGAATGACGAGTGGCAGACCTCGAGCCGCTACATGATGGTCGAGGCCTTCGCGCAAATCGACAAGGAGGAGATTGATCCCATTCTCAGCATCACAACGAAAGCCGCCTGATCATGCCTTCAGGCCATCTGGGAAATTACACCACCTTGACGGACGTGACCGCAGCTTCGCAGCGCGGTGCGGCTGAATGCGGTGAATTTGATCCGCTCCTGCCCAAGGCGGAACCACCCCGGCTTGATCAGCTGGGACGTGCCCAGCTGAAGCGCGGCAGGATCGACGCCGGCAAGTGCCCCGAGGCGCGTCACCTCCTGAGCGTCGCCGTTCGCCAAGGCAAAATAGTCGATCCCGACATCGGAACAGAAGGTGATGAGCCTTTGCACTCCGTTCCGGCGGGCCAGACGCGAGCCAAGGGAGGTGGCGGACTCGCCCGGCACCAGGTCCACCGTCAGGGGAAGCTTCCTGAGGCTGCTGAACATCAGCGTTTCTCCCGCGAGAAGACCTGCCGCGCATCGA encodes:
- a CDS encoding IS256 family transposase, encoding MTKTNMDLSELLQKHDQGDLLRSIAEAVLQLIMEADVDGLIGAGRHERNGDRTTWRNGYRDRSLDTRLGTLNLRVPKLRQGSYFPGFLEARKTSEQALVAVIQEAWISGVSTRRVDDLVQAMGLSGISKSTVSKLCKDIDERVGEFLNRPLAGEWPYVWLDATYLKVRRGGRIVSVAAIIAVAANTEGRREIIGLGIGPSEAETFWTDFLRSLKARGLDGVKLVISDAHTGLKGAIARVFEATWQRCRVHWIRNALAHVSKGQHTVVAAAIRQAFEQPDRKHAGETWRHVAEQLRTRWPKLADLMDASEHDVLAYMAFPRQHRTKLHSTNPIERLNKEVKRRADVVGIFPNEASIMRLIGAVLFEQNDEWQTSSRYMMVEAFAQIDKEEIDPILSITTKAA
- a CDS encoding TniQ family protein, which translates into the protein MFSSLRKLPLTVDLVPGESATSLGSRLARRNGVQRLITFCSDVGIDYFALANGDAQEVTRLGALAGVDPAALQLGTSQLIKPGWFRLGQERIKFTAFSRTALRSCGHVRQGGVISQMA